The proteins below are encoded in one region of Vicia villosa cultivar HV-30 ecotype Madison, WI unplaced genomic scaffold, Vvil1.0 ctg.001052F_1_1, whole genome shotgun sequence:
- the LOC131632926 gene encoding uncharacterized protein LOC131632926 — MALLLDVLKKCWNFVKNDVVKFMQEFNEHGRLPKAYNPQCTEEFRPSCLVVYLYRLISKLQAYRLKLMIGKLVSSSQMEFIESRQMVDNVLVLNETLDISKRNKKNFLAMEVDFEKAFHCVSWGFLRYVLKMMGFGQKWLF, encoded by the coding sequence ATGGCTTTGCTCTTGGATGTTTTAAAGAAGTGTTGGAATTTTGTGAAAAATGACGTTGTTAAGTTTATGCAAGAGTTTAATGAGCATGGTAGGCTTCCTAAAGCATATAATCCTCAATGTACTGAAGAGTTTAGGCCGAGTTGTTTGGTGGTTTATCTTTATCGACTTATTTCTAAATTGCAAGCTTATAGGTTGAAACTTATGATCGGGAAGTTAGTTTCTTCCTCTCAAATGGAGTTTATTGAAAGTAGACAAATGGTAGATAATGTTTTGGTTCTTAATGAGACGTTAGACATTTCCAAAAGAAACAAGAAGAATTTTTTAGCGATGGAGGTTGACTTTGAGAAGGCTTTCCATTGTGTGTCGTGGGGCTTCCTTAGATATGTGCTCAAGATGATGGGTTTTGGTCAGAAATGGTTGTTTTAG